The DNA region AAGTTATTGAGGTATAAGTTATTATAAAAAATGATCCTATTATAAAGTTAATGGTGAAATAACCTTTGAACTTCACTGCGCAGTGAAGTTAATAATAATACTGGAAAAATAACACCATAAAGAAATGAAAGAGCTAAGAAATAAGAAACCATACTTACAAATAATTGCACTTTTTTACTTTTTGAGTTAATGGCGACTAATCCTAATCAAAAAGAAATTAAACTTGCAATAAAAAGTATTACAATTGTTAAAAATGTTTCAAATGACATTTTTATTACCGGTAAGTCCACCTTTCTTGTGATAAAAAAATTAAGCCCTGATGGTAATAAAATAACATAAAGTAACCATACCAACATTACTAAATTAAAAATTCAAATCCCATGTTTTCCAACTTTGTTATATTTATCATTATAACTTTGTAAATCAAACGTATAACTTTCTTGACAACTAGGATCAAGATATAATAACACACTAGGAAAAAACATTATAATTGAAGGTAGCACACTAATTAAAATCAAGATTGGTCGAATAAATTTTGCTTTTTTAGTTTTAATACAAAAAATAACAATGTTACAAATAAAACCAAAAAAAGTAAAACTAACCAAAATCATGCAATATGCCCACACTAACGAATAATTAAAATAATAACTTGTTATCTGACCACCGCTTGCTACTACTTGATAAAATAAAAAGAATGGAAAAACTGCTAAAACACTAACTTGATAAAGCCCTATTATTCACATGCCTCATAAAAATAAATTATAATTTTTCATTATGACAGTTTTTTACTATTAACGATGTGAAAACCAAACTGGAGTCACCAAATAAAAATGAACTATCATTCCATCATCAGTGTTTCAATCATTACCAATTAAACTTAATATTCCACTAGCAATTGCTATAATTGTACCATACGGTGTTTGTGATAACCCATCAGCAAAAATGCTACTAGCATTACCACCGTTTGTTAATAAATTATAGACTTGGTCACATCTTCATTTTGCAATATGTAGTTTCCAATATCCAAACCAGTATCACTTTGTCTCTTGCATAAAACCATTATGCCAGCCATATGCAATGTCATTAGCAAAAAATGGTCCATTAGCATTAAACTTAAGAATACCCAACTGGTCCATTACTTCTAAATAAGCAAGATACTCTTTACTTGTTAAAAGTTGATAAACGACAGTACTTCATAACCTTTGTTCCAATTGTTCAGGATCAATTTCAATTTTATTTTCTACTTTTCTAATTGCAGTTAATAAATTATTGTGTTGTTCAACACTAATTAAATTATCATCCTGCGCTATCTTTTGATCAGAAGTTATCTCACTTGTTGGTAGGCTCATCCGTTGTTTTGTTTTTGTTTCTTGTTTTTGTAAATTTTCATCTGTTATATTAATTGTTAGGGTTGTTAATGAAATGATACTAAAAATCATTAATAACTTTTTCATTATTAAACTTCCCTTCTCTATAAGCTTAATATTATTTTTTAGGAACTTAAACAATTAATAAACAATTATCATAATTTCTTCTTGATTTTATTGTAGCACAAAAAAATGATTCTTATTGGTTGCTCCAATAAGAATCATCATAATTTATTAAATTATCAATTTTTTTTCTAAAAAATTTAAATCTCATTTTCTAGCAAACGCTAGTGTTTTTTGTTGATATGCCTTCTGATCAACCGCAAGTGCTCCAGAGTGTTCAGCCTTATTTACTAAAAAGATTTCACTCTTCTGGCTTTCCTGCTGTTGTAAATAATACATCACAACGGAATTATGATATTTTACGAAACTATCTTTTGTTCCATGAATAAATAAAATTGGTAAATCTTTTATCCGATCATTTTCTTTTAATAAATTCATATGCTTTAAATCTGTTTTTGAATGCTTACGAAAATTACGATTAATCCCTAACGACATTAATCATCACGGTAACTTAACATATTTTCGTAAAAAAGCACGAATTTGCTGCACTGGTTGTGAAAAAGGACAATCAACAATTAATCAATCAATTTTATTTTCATAATAAAACTGATGCGCAAATCATAATGCTGTTGAAGCACCCATACTAATGCCAAAGACACCAATTACACTTGGGTTTTTATTTTGTTTTAATCATGTAATTAAAAAATTTAAAATAATTGAATTAGTAACACCTAAATCAGATTTATTACCATAAGTATTTCCATGAGCATAAGCATCAAATGTTAAAATATTATATCCCGCTTGATAAAAATGATAAATATTTCGTAACCCAATATATTTATTTCGTTTAAAGCCGTGCAACCCTACAACTCATTTACTTGAAGTTGGATGTTCTAACATTAAGGTACTAATTTTATTATTATTGAACTCAATAAATGATTCTTGTAAATCACTTTCATTAATAACAAAATTTTTTAGTTTTTTTGCTTTAACATCTGCTTCTAATTGTTGCAATGTGTTTAATTCAACATTATTTTGATCAACGCCACTCCGTTTATAATTAAAAAGATATGGAATAAATACTCTTGAACAAATAAAAGACAGTAATAAAACAATTGGGAAAAAGATAATTACTAATAAAATTTTAAGGAAAGTATAATTATATTGTCTTAGTTTTCGTAAGCTTTTTTTGTAATTTGCCTCCATAGTTTCACCACCAATTTGCTATTTAATATATAATCATTAATTATACAACAAAAGAAGAGAAAAATCTTAATTTAGTTAATATTTTTTGCATTATTTAAAATTATTTTTATTAATTTATTTAGAATATTCTTGTTCTTTTTTGTTAAGATACTCTTCAATTTCAAGTGCTTTTTTATATTCTAACTTTTTATTACAAAGTTCATATCATTTTTGCGCATATTCATCTACATGGATTAAATAGGAAATATAATTCTTACACGTTTTTTTATTATCTGCACTATTTTTTAATTTAAAAGAAAAACCTTCTTTATTTTGATAAATCTTAGTATCTAAATTATACATATCTCAAATTTTTTTTGATATGAGAAACAACATTTTATGAAATTGAGATATTTCTAATAAGTCATAAAAATCTTTTTCCTCTTCTAAGATATCTAACATGATTGCTTGTAATGGCATATTTAAAATCTTTGCAATTTTATTAATAATGTTTCTAATTATATACACAAATTTAAAAAAATTTATATTATTATACTTACTATTTATTTTATTGAATAACTTTTCATCATATGTTTCTTCTAAATTATCATAATCTTTAAAAATATAATCAGAATCCCCAACTGAAAATATCGGAACAATATCAACTTTAAATTGGTTTTTCCCAATAATTTGCATTGACCTATTTTTATTTTCTACTTCCTCACCTTTTCGAATATTTTTTTTCAAAAAAATAAAAATATCTGCTTTTATTTTTTTAAATTTTTCAAGATTTAATTTATTTTCAAAATATTTTATTGAAATATCTAAATCGTTATCGTTTAACCTTCTTTTAAAGGTAACAGTTTTTGTTTTTACTGAACCCTTTAAGGCTATTTGATTTTTAGAAATAAAATTATTTTTAGTTAAAATAGATTCAATATCCTTAAATCTTTCTAACATTCTTTTATATTTAAAATTAAAATGACTGTTCTTTTTAAATTCTTTATATAACCATATATATGTCATGAATTTATTCTCCATCTATTTTTAACATTTACCCTTAATATATATAAAATGTTCTTTAAATCAATGTAGAATTTTCATAGTCTTTAAAATAATATTATCATTTATTTATTTTTTAAATAAGATTTTTATCCTACTTATTTTTAAAAATTATTATAATTGAGCTCAACAACCTTACCAAAAATTATCAAAAAATAATACTAAATAACATATTTGTTAATAATTTTTAACACATTATTTGTAAATATGTTGTTTAATATTTATAAAAGGAAGGAATTTATTTATGTTAATTGCGCATCGAGGTTTTCGTAGTCCCACCGGAGAAAATCGTATGGTTGATTTTATTAATGCATTAAAAACTTGTCCTGGAGTTGAATTTGATATTAGGATGACGAAAGACCATCAAATCATTATTTTTCATGATCATAATTTTAAAAGAATTGGAAATGTTAATGAAACTGTTCGTCATTTTACTTATCAAGAAATTAAGAATTTTGAATTCTTTAAAAAAAATCCCGAATTTTTACCACCTTTATTTATTGATGATTTTATCAATAAAATTGCAGAACAATATCAAGTAATTAATGTTGAAATCAAACCAGATCGTTATAATGAACAAGAATTTACTTTAATCAAAAAAGCATTATTATTGTTACAAACAAAAACAAAAGCTGAGATTATTGTTTCTTCGTTTGGCCATGAAGCTTTAAAATTTATTAGTACTTTAAGTAGCCCTTTTAAAAAAGGTTATTTAATTGAGAGTTTAAAAGATATTGATCAAACTTTAATCACCAAGTTTGATTATTTACACCCGTCAATTGCAACAGTAAAACAAAAAAAGAATATTGCAATTATTAAAAACCTTAATCTACCATTAAATATTTGAACTTTTAAAAATGAAAAAGATCTTAAAATTATTAATAATTTATATCCCCAAGATTTTATTCATAGTTATATTAGTGACATTGCAACTTTAAATCCCGCCTTAAAATAATAGTTTTATTTTGAAAGGAAACAAAATGGAAACATCAGAACAACAGAAAAAAATTAGTAGCAAAACAATATGAATTATTGCCCTTTTAGCACTAGCTGATGTCTTAGTAATGGCAGTACCATTCTACTTAAAAAACGTTATTTCTTCGGTAAAAATTTCAGAAGGATTAGGAATTAGCGCATCGCAGTTTTCCCAAGCCAATGCTATTTATGGATACGTAGCATTATTAAGTTATTTTCTTGGCGGTTATTTTGCTGATCGCTTTAATTTAAAAAAGTTAACCTTAATTGGCTTAGCAGGAATTGGAGTTGTTAGTATTTGATATGGCTTAATTCCTTTTATTACTAGTGGAAAAATTATTCAAGTTTATGTTATTTTTTCCTTATGAAGTTTTATTACTTGTTTTATTTTTTGAAGTGCCCTATGAAAATTATTATCAGAACAAGGAACTCCCGCTGAAAACGGTAAACTAAATGGAATTCATGGAAGTTTAAATGGATTAATCGGAACGGTTTTAATTGCGATTGCTTATTTAGTATTTTGATTATTTGAAAATGTTTGAACAGAATCATTAGGGCACTGAGCTTTTAGTGCCCTTGTATTTATTTTCTCGGGGTTGATTTTTATTAATTGTATTTTATTATGAAAATTTGTCCCTGATTTAAATCACAATTCAAATCAAAATAATAATTTTGATATTAGAGAATTAGGTAAAACATTAAAGAATTTTAAATTATGAATTGTTACTTTATTGATTATGGGAGTTTATATGTACCAATCTGGTTTAAGTGTTTTTGTGACTTTTATGCAAGATGCTTTAAAGATTATTCCAATTATTGTCGTTGTTGTGGGAATTCTCCGAACATATTTCTTCCGGTTTTTATTTAGCGCTCCTGCTGGTAAATTAGCTGATCGTACCCAAAAATATATTTTATTTATTGTAATTGGGTTAAGTTTAGCTTCTTTAATCACCATTGCTGCCATCAGTTTACCTGGTTATTATGAAACCTCATTTGAGGAACTGTCATCAACTTGAAAAATTGTTATTCAAACCTTAATTATTATTCTATATTTGACATTAGGAATTATTTGTTGAGCATTAGTTACCAACCGTTGAGCAACAATTTATGAAATTAATATTAGTCAAAAAGAATATGCTGCTTCGGTTGGATTAATCTCCTTTATTGCCTTTTCACCTGATGCCTGGTTTTGACAAATTGATTCAATTCTGTTAAAAAATTATGGTACTGAAGCAGGCTATCTAACTAATAAATTAGCAAACCAAATTAGTTTAGCAATTATTACGGGGATTGGTCTTTTTGCCGCCCTCGCAGGAATGGTATTATTGTTAGTTCTAAAAAAAGAAAAACAAGCAAAGCAACTTGCCACCCTTTAATCTTAAAAATAAAAAGAACTGTAAACGACAGTTCTTTTTATTAAATAACATTTATTTTATTTTGTTTCAACTGGTTCTTGTAAATCTCCTTCGGATTGATACGCTTCCTGGCGAATATGTTTAGCATCCTGATAATTTGAATTATCTTGCGATTGATAAATTTTTTGATTTCGAACTAAATAACGATCTAATTCAGTTTGAATTTCTTTAACAACATAATTTCAATCATCAGTTACAGTAAAGGGAGCATCCAATGCTTCTTGTAATTGTGGGTTTGTTTTTAACCGTGCCTGATATTTTTTTCAATAGTAGGTGTAATATCAAATAACAGCAAACATAATCACCCCAACAATATAAGCAATTTCTAATGTATTAGAAACAATAGTTGCAATTGCTTTTGAAGAGTCAGTATTTAATTGATTAATCGCCGTGTGATATGAACGCCCTAAATCAACAAAGAATTGGACAAATTGTCAAATTAAGAAAACTA from Spiroplasma sp. NBRC 100390 includes:
- a CDS encoding alpha/beta hydrolase; this encodes MEANYKKSLRKLRQYNYTFLKILLVIIFFPIVLLLSFICSRVFIPYLFNYKRSGVDQNNVELNTLQQLEADVKAKKLKNFVINESDLQESFIEFNNNKISTLMLEHPTSSKWVVGLHGFKRNKYIGLRNIYHFYQAGYNILTFDAYAHGNTYGNKSDLGVTNSIILNFLITWLKQNKNPSVIGVFGISMGASTALWFAHQFYYENKIDWLIVDCPFSQPVQQIRAFLRKYVKLPWWLMSLGINRNFRKHSKTDLKHMNLLKENDRIKDLPILFIHGTKDSFVKYHNSVVMYYLQQQESQKSEIFLVNKAEHSGALAVDQKAYQQKTLAFARKWDLNFLEKKLII
- a CDS encoding glycerophosphodiester phosphodiesterase — translated: MLIAHRGFRSPTGENRMVDFINALKTCPGVEFDIRMTKDHQIIIFHDHNFKRIGNVNETVRHFTYQEIKNFEFFKKNPEFLPPLFIDDFINKIAEQYQVINVEIKPDRYNEQEFTLIKKALLLLQTKTKAEIIVSSFGHEALKFISTLSSPFKKGYLIESLKDIDQTLITKFDYLHPSIATVKQKKNIAIIKNLNLPLNIWTFKNEKDLKIINNLYPQDFIHSYISDIATLNPALK
- a CDS encoding MFS transporter, whose translation is METSEQQKKISSKTIWIIALLALADVLVMAVPFYLKNVISSVKISEGLGISASQFSQANAIYGYVALLSYFLGGYFADRFNLKKLTLIGLAGIGVVSIWYGLIPFITSGKIIQVYVIFSLWSFITCFIFWSALWKLLSEQGTPAENGKLNGIHGSLNGLIGTVLIAIAYLVFWLFENVWTESLGHWAFSALVFIFSGLIFINCILLWKFVPDLNHNSNQNNNFDIRELGKTLKNFKLWIVTLLIMGVYMYQSGLSVFVTFMQDALKIIPIIVVVVGILRTYFFRFLFSAPAGKLADRTQKYILFIVIGLSLASLITIAAISLPGYYETSFEELSSTWKIVIQTLIIILYLTLGIICWALVTNRWATIYEINISQKEYAASVGLISFIAFSPDAWFWQIDSILLKNYGTEAGYLTNKLANQISLAIITGIGLFAALAGMVLLLVLKKEKQAKQLATL